Proteins encoded in a region of the Sulfurovum xiamenensis genome:
- the cynS gene encoding cyanase translates to MKKIEMTEAIILAKKSAKMSWEALAEKVGLSTTFVTSACLGMNSLKKEPAEKLCEVLGLDEEVAITLQEYPNKTWDFTIPQDPLVYRLYEVVGVYGETIKEIVGEKFGDGIMSAIDFSLDIYKEENPLGDRVVITMNGKFLPYKSW, encoded by the coding sequence ATGAAAAAAATAGAAATGACGGAAGCGATCATCCTGGCAAAAAAAAGTGCCAAGATGAGCTGGGAAGCGTTGGCTGAGAAAGTGGGTCTATCGACCACTTTCGTTACTTCGGCCTGTTTGGGGATGAACAGCCTCAAAAAGGAACCTGCAGAAAAACTCTGTGAAGTACTTGGTTTGGATGAAGAGGTTGCGATCACTTTACAAGAGTATCCCAACAAGACCTGGGACTTTACGATACCCCAGGATCCATTGGTCTATCGTCTGTACGAAGTCGTCGGTGTGTATGGTGAAACGATCAAAGAGATCGTGGGTGAAAAGTTCGGAGATGGTATCATGAGTGCCATTGATTTCTCTTTGGATATCTACAAAGAAGAAAACCCACTGGGTGACAGGGTGGTGATCACTATGAATGGTAAATTCTTGCCTTACAAATCATGGTAG
- a CDS encoding formate/nitrite transporter family protein: protein MSYLAPTEFVKKMVDSGESKVYMSTKDTLIRAYMAGAILALAAVFAITVAMKTGSGLVGAAFFPVGFIMLYLMSFDLLTGVFVLVPLAWIDKRPGVTVGQILRNWGLVGLGNLGGALTVAVMMAFIFTYGFDTDGGAIAQKVAGIGEARTLGYQAHGISGWFTVFIRGMLCNWMVAMGVVGAMISTTVSGKAIAMWMPIMLFFFMGFEHSIVNMFLFPFSLIMDGDFTVVDYLLWNEVPVALGNLTGGLLFTGLTLYATHVKTGAKRELNNASYKSKNPSAA, encoded by the coding sequence ATGTCTTATTTAGCCCCTACAGAATTTGTGAAAAAAATGGTTGACTCCGGTGAGTCAAAAGTCTATATGTCTACAAAAGATACTCTGATCCGTGCTTACATGGCGGGAGCAATTTTAGCACTAGCGGCTGTGTTTGCAATTACTGTTGCGATGAAAACAGGTTCAGGTCTTGTGGGTGCAGCCTTCTTCCCTGTCGGATTTATCATGCTCTATTTAATGAGCTTTGATCTCTTGACAGGTGTATTTGTATTGGTGCCATTGGCATGGATCGATAAACGACCGGGAGTGACTGTAGGTCAGATACTTAGAAACTGGGGTCTAGTGGGACTTGGTAACCTTGGAGGTGCGTTAACGGTCGCGGTTATGATGGCGTTCATCTTTACCTATGGTTTTGATACGGATGGTGGTGCTATTGCCCAAAAAGTTGCAGGTATCGGTGAAGCCAGAACACTGGGGTATCAGGCACACGGTATTTCTGGTTGGTTTACTGTATTCATCCGTGGAATGCTTTGTAACTGGATGGTAGCAATGGGTGTTGTGGGTGCGATGATCTCTACAACAGTGAGTGGTAAAGCGATCGCTATGTGGATGCCGATCATGCTGTTCTTCTTCATGGGCTTTGAACACTCGATCGTTAACATGTTCCTTTTCCCATTCTCTTTGATCATGGATGGTGACTTTACAGTTGTAGACTATCTTCTTTGGAATGAGGTTCCGGTTGCACTGGGTAACCTAACAGGTGGTCTTCTCTTCACAGGATTGACACTCTATGCAACACACGTTAAAACTGGAGCAAAACGTGAACTGAACAATGCTTCATACAAATCAAAAAACCCTTCAGCTGCATAA
- a CDS encoding SPFH domain-containing protein: MEMLNIVIILVIAVIVTLYKGINIVPQGEEWVVERLGKFTRTLTPGLNIIIPYLESIRERVSTRDLILDIPEQEVITKDNAVIHTNAVTFARVTNPRDAIYGIEDFRVAIQQLVMTTLRSILGEMSLDDALSNREHIKAKLKDSIIDDVADWGVTVKSVEIQDINPSASMQASMERQAAAERERRAIETTAEGNKNAAILEADGKLEAAKREAQAQVALANASAEAIRMISENIKDQELPAMFLLGDRYISSLEQISKSENSKFVIYPADLQGAIKGMLGNVFKK, encoded by the coding sequence ATGGAAATGTTAAATATCGTTATCATACTCGTCATTGCGGTGATCGTTACGCTCTACAAAGGGATTAATATCGTTCCTCAGGGAGAAGAATGGGTAGTAGAAAGACTAGGTAAATTTACGCGAACACTTACTCCGGGTCTCAACATTATCATCCCTTATCTTGAATCCATAAGAGAGCGTGTCTCTACGAGAGACCTTATTCTGGACATTCCTGAACAAGAGGTCATCACTAAAGACAATGCGGTCATCCACACCAATGCCGTTACTTTTGCACGTGTGACCAATCCTAGAGATGCCATCTATGGTATAGAGGATTTTAGAGTTGCCATACAGCAGCTTGTCATGACCACGTTACGTTCTATACTTGGAGAGATGAGCCTTGATGATGCACTTTCAAACCGTGAACACATTAAAGCTAAACTCAAAGACTCCATTATTGATGACGTTGCCGACTGGGGTGTCACAGTCAAATCTGTTGAGATACAAGACATCAATCCCAGTGCTTCTATGCAAGCCTCCATGGAGAGACAGGCAGCTGCAGAAAGAGAAAGACGTGCCATAGAGACCACCGCTGAAGGTAACAAAAATGCTGCCATCTTAGAAGCAGACGGTAAACTAGAAGCGGCTAAAAGAGAAGCACAAGCGCAGGTTGCACTGGCAAATGCTTCAGCAGAAGCTATCCGTATGATAAGCGAAAACATAAAAGATCAGGAACTTCCTGCCATGTTCTTACTGGGTGACAGATATATCAGTTCTTTAGAACAGATCAGTAAAAGTGAAAATTCAAAATTTGTGATTTACCCTGCCGATCTACAAGGTGCGATTAAAGGTATGTTGGGGAATGTCTTTAAAAAGTAA
- a CDS encoding NfeD family protein yields MIEFLNETVLWWHWIVFGIALLIWDMSMGTFFILGLGIASIIVGILDIFLDTSFTLELTIWMILSILVITAWFKWFREEPVTESGQSNYRLDTLGVVMEDIQPHSRGKVTFDTPVLGNTSWHAISKVDIAKGTRVKIVQISGQLIEVAPITQN; encoded by the coding sequence TTGATCGAATTTCTCAACGAAACTGTTTTATGGTGGCACTGGATCGTTTTTGGTATAGCATTGCTTATTTGGGATATGAGTATGGGGACCTTTTTTATCCTTGGACTGGGTATCGCTTCGATTATCGTAGGTATACTAGACATATTTTTAGATACCTCTTTTACACTCGAACTCACCATCTGGATGATACTCTCCATTCTTGTCATTACAGCATGGTTCAAGTGGTTCAGAGAAGAGCCTGTAACAGAAAGTGGACAGTCAAACTATAGACTCGATACTTTAGGTGTGGTCATGGAAGATATACAACCCCATAGCAGAGGAAAAGTCACTTTTGATACACCTGTGCTTGGGAATACCTCCTGGCATGCCATATCGAAAGTAGATATAGCCAAAGGGACACGTGTGAAGATCGTACAGATTAGTGGACAGCTCATAGAAGTTGCACCTATCACTCAAAACTAA
- the ilvC gene encoding ketol-acid reductoisomerase: protein MSTLNVYYDKDCDINIIKSKTVAMIGFGSQGHAHAENLRDSGVNVVIGVREGGSSWKKAAAKNFEVLSVADATAKADVVMILLPDENQAEIYKNEIEPNLKEGATIAFGHGFNIHYGRIIPRADINVTMIAPKAPGHTVRSEFVRGGGIPDLIAVGQNPSGTTRELALSYASAIGGGRTAIIETTFKDETETDLFGEQAVLCGGTAALVQAGFETLTEAGYAPELAYFECLHELKLIVDLMFEGGIADMRYSISNTAEYGDYVSGKRVINAESKQAMKDILKEIQDGRFAKDFILEGQAGYPRMNAERNNDKDKLITQTGNKLRAMMPWISANKIVDQETN, encoded by the coding sequence ATGTCAACTTTAAATGTATATTATGACAAAGATTGTGATATCAACATCATCAAGTCAAAAACAGTAGCAATGATCGGTTTCGGTTCACAAGGGCATGCGCATGCAGAAAACCTTAGAGATTCAGGTGTAAATGTTGTGATTGGTGTAAGAGAAGGTGGTTCTTCTTGGAAAAAAGCTGCAGCTAAAAACTTTGAAGTACTTTCTGTTGCAGATGCTACAGCAAAAGCAGATGTAGTTATGATCCTTCTTCCGGATGAAAACCAAGCTGAGATCTATAAAAACGAGATCGAGCCAAACCTTAAAGAGGGTGCGACTATCGCATTTGGACACGGGTTTAACATTCACTACGGAAGAATCATCCCAAGAGCAGATATTAACGTTACTATGATCGCACCAAAAGCACCAGGTCACACTGTACGTTCTGAATTTGTAAGAGGTGGTGGTATCCCGGATCTTATCGCTGTGGGTCAAAACCCAAGCGGTACGACTAGAGAGTTGGCACTTTCATATGCATCAGCTATCGGTGGTGGTAGAACAGCGATCATCGAAACAACGTTTAAAGATGAAACTGAAACGGACCTTTTCGGTGAGCAAGCAGTACTTTGTGGTGGAACAGCAGCATTGGTACAAGCTGGTTTTGAAACATTGACTGAAGCGGGTTATGCTCCAGAACTTGCATACTTTGAATGTCTTCACGAGCTTAAGCTTATCGTTGACCTTATGTTCGAAGGTGGGATCGCTGACATGAGATACTCTATCTCTAACACGGCTGAGTATGGTGATTATGTTTCTGGTAAAAGAGTGATCAACGCTGAGTCAAAACAAGCGATGAAAGATATCTTAAAAGAGATCCAAGATGGTAGATTTGCCAAAGACTTTATCCTTGAAGGTCAAGCAGGATACCCAAGAATGAATGCTGAGCGTAACAATGACAAAGATAAACTCATTACGCAAACAGGTAACAAGCTTCGTGCAATGATGCCATGGATTTCAGCGAACAAAATCGTAGACCAAGAAACTAACTAA
- a CDS encoding divergent polysaccharide deacetylase family protein, which produces MANQPKKTNTRSSSRKKPVQKRRARKPAKGSTFKKSFLIVLGVLLMISMVIFGYFLGQQDRMNGHRTFTQSHKSDSTESPKKLLEELSKIKTEKPREKQEIAVRKALKTERNTSEKPLPQKEMNEENVVTKEERPKIRSIQKTITSDTIEQPKLVIIIDDVTTRSQLKSIQATGIKLTPSIFPPSQRSMTSHKLAEGLEHYMIHLPMESGTAQFNQQTKTLMTNFSKEEIEARVKEIRTLFPTARYINNHTGSVFTDNYAAMRTLYKTLRKEGFLFVDSRTIASTKVPMIVEDFGDAYVARDVFIDNIHTVPYIHLQLQKAVKMAKKKGYAIAIGHPHQTTMKALSSAAVIFNDVKLIYLDELYR; this is translated from the coding sequence ATGGCAAACCAACCCAAAAAAACTAATACGAGATCTTCTTCCAGAAAAAAGCCAGTACAAAAACGAAGAGCTAGAAAACCTGCAAAAGGTTCTACTTTCAAAAAAAGTTTTTTGATCGTTCTAGGTGTTTTGTTGATGATCTCTATGGTGATTTTTGGATATTTTCTGGGTCAGCAGGATAGGATGAATGGTCACAGAACATTCACACAGAGCCATAAGTCAGATAGCACAGAGAGTCCAAAGAAACTTTTAGAGGAACTTTCAAAGATCAAAACAGAAAAACCTCGTGAAAAACAGGAGATTGCTGTTAGGAAAGCTCTAAAGACGGAAAGGAATACTTCTGAGAAACCTTTACCTCAAAAAGAAATGAATGAAGAGAACGTCGTAACAAAAGAAGAGAGACCAAAGATAAGGAGCATTCAGAAAACAATCACTTCAGATACGATCGAACAGCCAAAACTCGTGATCATTATAGATGATGTCACAACAAGAAGTCAGCTCAAGAGTATACAGGCTACGGGTATCAAACTCACCCCATCCATATTTCCCCCATCACAGCGTTCGATGACTTCACATAAATTAGCTGAAGGTTTGGAACATTATATGATCCACTTACCTATGGAGTCTGGGACTGCACAATTTAATCAACAGACGAAAACACTGATGACAAATTTCAGCAAAGAAGAGATAGAAGCCAGAGTAAAAGAGATTAGAACACTTTTCCCTACTGCGCGCTATATCAACAACCATACAGGTTCTGTGTTTACTGATAACTATGCGGCGATGCGAACACTCTATAAAACACTTCGTAAGGAAGGTTTTCTCTTTGTGGATAGTCGAACGATCGCTTCGACCAAGGTGCCTATGATAGTAGAAGATTTTGGTGATGCGTATGTTGCAAGAGATGTCTTTATCGATAATATACATACGGTCCCGTATATTCATCTGCAGCTTCAAAAAGCAGTCAAAATGGCAAAGAAAAAAGGGTATGCTATCGCTATAGGACATCCTCATCAAACAACAATGAAAGCGCTCTCAAGTGCAGCTGTGATTTTCAACGATGTAAAACTAATCTATCTAGATGAACTTTATCGATAA
- a CDS encoding DNA-processing protein DprA → MSQTITQHLPALNAMKKYPSTLFYKGNLDLLQRPKVSIVGTRRPSNYTRHSTYILAKALAKRGVCVVSGAAMGVDTIAHAGAGEENTIAVVANGLDIRYPAVNKDLIESIETQGLVLSQFNDGFRATGWSFVVRNELVVALGDILIVTEADLNSGSMRSVEYAFKMGKKIFVLPQRLDESLGTNQLLHTMKATAIHDIESFASTFGQIAEDGVAKDDFFYFCQNSPTFDESIKKFGDRVYEAELEGIITIQNGIVRLS, encoded by the coding sequence ATGAGTCAAACAATCACTCAACATTTACCCGCTTTGAATGCAATGAAGAAGTATCCTTCCACCCTTTTTTATAAGGGTAACCTGGATCTTCTGCAACGACCCAAAGTTTCTATTGTGGGAACAAGAAGACCCTCAAATTATACACGACACTCTACCTATATACTTGCCAAAGCTTTAGCCAAAAGAGGAGTGTGTGTGGTCAGCGGAGCAGCGATGGGAGTGGATACGATCGCACATGCCGGAGCGGGGGAAGAGAATACCATAGCAGTGGTAGCCAACGGATTGGATATACGATACCCGGCAGTGAATAAAGATCTCATAGAAAGTATAGAGACTCAGGGACTTGTATTGAGCCAGTTCAATGATGGTTTCAGGGCCACAGGATGGAGTTTCGTGGTACGAAATGAACTGGTCGTTGCACTCGGGGATATTCTTATTGTTACTGAGGCGGATCTCAATAGTGGTTCCATGCGTTCTGTAGAGTATGCGTTCAAAATGGGTAAAAAGATCTTTGTGCTTCCTCAAAGACTTGACGAAAGTTTGGGTACGAACCAGCTGTTGCACACGATGAAGGCCACAGCCATACATGACATAGAGTCATTTGCTTCTACTTTTGGGCAGATCGCAGAGGATGGAGTAGCAAAAGATGATTTTTTTTATTTTTGCCAAAACTCACCTACATTTGATGAAAGTATTAAAAAGTTTGGTGACAGGGTGTATGAAGCAGAGCTTGAGGGGATCATTACGATACAAAATGGTATTGTAAGGCTCTCTTAG
- a CDS encoding TlpA family protein disulfide reductase, giving the protein MKKLFTISLLLLSLFSYTHAAEDKRYLAEMTMTDITGKTYDVRGTEQGLNIQGLEGKVIFLEFFGHKCPPCLASIPHLIKLQEKYKDTLAIVSIEVQGYTHEEVKKFAEEKGMNYIVVSEERATELVNYIQQRAQWRGSIPFLVAMDTKGDVQFVQAGMLPEASLEELLSQLSKTAK; this is encoded by the coding sequence ATGAAAAAACTATTCACCATATCCCTTCTACTTTTATCACTCTTCAGCTATACGCACGCAGCAGAAGATAAAAGATATTTAGCAGAAATGACCATGACCGACATCACAGGAAAAACCTATGACGTAAGAGGTACAGAACAAGGTCTTAACATTCAAGGTCTTGAGGGGAAAGTCATATTTTTAGAATTTTTCGGACATAAATGTCCTCCTTGCCTCGCTTCAATTCCACATTTAATTAAGCTTCAGGAAAAATATAAAGACACTTTAGCCATTGTCTCTATAGAAGTACAAGGTTATACCCATGAAGAGGTCAAGAAGTTTGCGGAAGAAAAAGGTATGAACTACATTGTAGTCTCCGAAGAGAGAGCAACTGAATTGGTAAATTATATTCAGCAAAGAGCACAATGGAGGGGAAGTATTCCTTTCTTGGTAGCCATGGACACAAAAGGTGATGTACAATTTGTACAAGCAGGTATGCTTCCAGAAGCATCATTGGAAGAACTTCTCTCACAACTTTCCAAAACAGCCAAATAA
- a CDS encoding glycoside hydrolase family 3 protein: protein MIKKVLCLGLFVCTYAWAQELSLEKRIGQILMVGFHGTHASKESQICKDIETYNLGAVILFDYNPVNKNKPKNIATKEQLATLTKELQACSSDGKLLIAVDQEGGKVQRLKSKYGFYGKFPKASDVIKMDQGKIKETYTKMSEELSSVGINYDLAPVVDLDINRKNHVIHGLGRSFGKDPKVVATYASTFIDAMHSNGVLTSIKHFPGHGSSVGDTHKGFVDITNLWDDIELEPYRLLKDKADTVMVAHVFNQNIDAKYPASLSYNTITKLLRWKLGYHGVVITDDLQMGAISQKYGLKNTLKLAINAGDDILLIGNQLDPKKTVSTKKLVDTIVTLVQNGEVKEEHINRAYKRIQGLKKKL from the coding sequence ATGATAAAAAAAGTTTTATGTCTGGGATTGTTTGTTTGTACGTATGCATGGGCACAAGAGTTGTCACTGGAAAAAAGAATCGGCCAAATACTTATGGTCGGTTTTCATGGTACACATGCATCTAAAGAGAGTCAGATATGTAAAGATATAGAAACCTATAACCTCGGGGCAGTGATCTTATTTGATTATAACCCGGTGAATAAAAATAAGCCAAAGAATATTGCCACAAAAGAACAATTGGCCACTCTGACCAAAGAACTTCAGGCATGCAGCAGTGATGGGAAATTACTGATTGCGGTAGATCAAGAGGGAGGAAAGGTACAAAGACTTAAAAGCAAATACGGCTTTTACGGTAAGTTTCCCAAAGCATCAGATGTGATCAAAATGGATCAAGGTAAGATCAAAGAAACCTATACAAAAATGAGTGAAGAACTCAGCAGTGTAGGTATCAATTACGATCTTGCACCGGTGGTGGACCTTGATATCAATAGGAAAAACCATGTGATTCATGGTTTAGGACGTTCCTTTGGTAAAGACCCAAAAGTGGTTGCTACCTATGCATCTACCTTTATCGATGCTATGCATAGCAATGGTGTACTTACCTCCATCAAGCATTTTCCCGGACATGGCTCTTCGGTGGGTGACACACATAAAGGGTTTGTCGATATTACGAACCTTTGGGATGATATTGAATTGGAACCTTATAGACTTTTAAAAGACAAAGCAGATACAGTCATGGTTGCCCATGTCTTTAACCAAAATATAGATGCCAAATACCCTGCAAGTCTCTCGTATAATACGATTACAAAGTTGTTACGCTGGAAACTGGGCTATCATGGTGTGGTGATCACAGATGACCTTCAAATGGGTGCGATCAGTCAAAAATATGGGTTGAAAAATACACTTAAATTGGCGATCAATGCAGGAGATGATATCTTACTGATAGGAAACCAGCTGGATCCTAAAAAAACCGTCAGCACAAAAAAACTGGTCGATACTATAGTCACATTGGTTCAAAATGGAGAGGTGAAAGAGGAGCATATCAACAGAGCATACAAGAGAATTCAAGGATTAAAGAAGAAACTTTAG
- the ruvX gene encoding Holliday junction resolvase RuvX — protein sequence MKLASIDVGLKRIGVAICLDGKIVMPQNAILRKNRNQAAKDLKTFLEEWEIEKLIVGLPKDAQSSEEMERRIKHFVSLLDLDIEVAYQDEQSSSIEAKELTMGQFKHKKDGKLDSIAAKIILERWLGK from the coding sequence ATGAAATTAGCCAGTATAGATGTAGGACTTAAACGTATAGGTGTGGCGATCTGCCTCGATGGAAAGATCGTCATGCCTCAAAATGCCATTTTACGAAAAAACCGTAATCAGGCGGCAAAGGATCTCAAGACATTTTTAGAAGAGTGGGAAATAGAAAAACTCATCGTAGGCCTGCCAAAAGATGCCCAAAGTTCTGAAGAGATGGAAAGACGTATCAAACATTTTGTGTCGCTGCTTGATCTAGATATAGAAGTCGCCTATCAGGATGAACAGAGTTCCAGTATTGAAGCCAAAGAACTTACCATGGGCCAGTTCAAACACAAAAAAGATGGGAAGCTCGATTCCATCGCTGCAAAGATCATCTTGGAACGATGGCTTGGAAAGTAA
- a CDS encoding response regulator: MYLNKISMAIIGLSSMGYAQADQGAGSETFWLWIALFALGIVGIAILFVTSYQTQKLKQFYKSMFEKQLEMERNQNLLLANMSENVHNIAKQTLEETQQLSKTSTNKDTVLGNTESRLLDVTHDLLDFLRLKSKQVEIVNEAFNINNVLNEVSGSICSQFLGSKAELIFDIHKNVPRHLIGDSLHLGQALKSILEYLMVQEELDEVKLEVSMFDTFEENVELQFQFSDKGRGIDPKTLENLFVPYYDVDTGKYVGLGLFVANALVDMMKGKLTVESREEKGSTFTLTLPFDIVNKSDQRRYRLPEKALIEKKVFIVDSNYNSALAVKRMFTYFRHEVTVLSKKEFMKTMPNLNSFDIVILDESLFDIRLIQYLNQIKMGKELKVIALNSLLHSNQNNVNDEVIDAQLFKPLNQERVFEMIVNMYNIKVPAVEEEQKDEAKQIQTYRRDFTETKGVTQHSFQDFSGKNILIVEDNLINQKVLLNLLHLSGINISVANNGQEAVDMVKKSQFPFDLVLMDINMPIMDGFTATQMIRLESQYDGMPIVAFTALVLDSEIQKMFNCGINAFLAKPLNIGKLYTAFSTYLDDTSKVAAKKKEVESQKAISYQGININEGITHANNSEALYREILKEFATAYGTSDEIFTKLIKEHRYEQVKMLCIDMRGLTGAIGAEDMHALINDILHKILYKKYELLANYNEKYKFEIQTLNRSIQKYINAA, translated from the coding sequence ATGTATTTGAACAAAATAAGTATGGCCATTATAGGCTTAAGCAGTATGGGGTATGCACAAGCAGACCAAGGTGCAGGATCGGAAACTTTTTGGCTATGGATCGCTCTCTTCGCTTTGGGAATAGTGGGTATAGCTATATTATTTGTTACATCTTATCAAACACAGAAGTTAAAACAGTTTTATAAGTCCATGTTCGAGAAACAGTTGGAGATGGAAAGAAATCAAAATCTCCTACTTGCCAATATGAGTGAAAATGTTCATAATATTGCGAAGCAGACACTTGAAGAAACGCAGCAACTCTCCAAAACATCTACAAATAAAGATACAGTTTTAGGAAACACTGAAAGCAGACTTTTAGATGTGACACATGATCTTTTGGATTTTCTCAGGTTAAAATCAAAACAGGTTGAGATCGTCAATGAAGCATTTAATATTAATAACGTATTGAATGAAGTGTCAGGATCCATATGCTCACAATTTTTGGGTAGTAAAGCCGAACTTATTTTTGATATACATAAAAATGTTCCACGACACTTAATAGGTGACTCGCTGCATTTAGGACAAGCACTCAAAAGTATACTTGAATACCTGATGGTACAAGAGGAACTGGATGAAGTGAAGTTGGAAGTTTCTATGTTTGATACATTTGAAGAAAATGTGGAGTTACAGTTCCAATTCTCTGATAAAGGAAGGGGGATCGATCCTAAAACACTCGAAAATCTATTTGTACCTTATTATGATGTCGATACAGGTAAATACGTAGGTTTAGGCCTTTTTGTCGCCAATGCATTGGTGGATATGATGAAGGGAAAACTTACTGTTGAGAGTCGAGAAGAGAAAGGAAGTACCTTTACACTAACCCTGCCTTTTGACATAGTGAACAAGTCTGATCAGCGAAGATACCGCTTGCCTGAAAAGGCCCTGATAGAGAAAAAGGTGTTTATTGTTGACAGTAATTATAATTCAGCGTTGGCTGTCAAAAGAATGTTTACCTATTTCAGACATGAAGTGACGGTGCTTTCTAAAAAAGAATTCATGAAAACCATGCCTAACTTAAACTCTTTTGATATCGTTATTTTAGATGAAAGTCTCTTCGATATCAGATTGATCCAGTATCTCAATCAAATCAAGATGGGTAAAGAACTGAAAGTGATTGCCCTGAATTCACTGCTCCATTCCAATCAAAATAATGTTAATGATGAAGTGATCGATGCACAACTCTTTAAACCACTCAATCAAGAACGTGTTTTTGAAATGATTGTGAATATGTATAATATTAAAGTACCTGCAGTTGAAGAAGAACAGAAAGATGAAGCGAAACAGATACAAACATACAGAAGAGATTTCACTGAAACTAAAGGTGTGACGCAACACTCTTTTCAAGATTTTTCCGGTAAAAATATTCTTATCGTAGAAGACAACCTCATTAACCAGAAAGTACTGCTTAACTTGCTGCATCTTTCTGGAATAAATATCAGCGTTGCAAATAATGGACAAGAAGCGGTTGATATGGTTAAGAAGAGTCAGTTTCCATTTGACCTCGTGCTTATGGATATCAATATGCCTATCATGGATGGGTTTACGGCTACACAAATGATACGTCTCGAGAGTCAGTATGATGGAATGCCTATCGTTGCATTCACAGCATTGGTTCTGGACAGTGAAATACAAAAGATGTTCAACTGTGGCATCAATGCATTTTTGGCAAAACCGCTCAATATAGGTAAACTCTATACGGCATTTTCTACATACCTTGATGATACATCCAAAGTGGCAGCCAAGAAAAAAGAAGTTGAATCACAAAAGGCCATTAGCTATCAAGGGATCAATATTAATGAGGGTATCACCCATGCCAATAACAGTGAAGCCCTCTATCGCGAAATATTAAAAGAGTTTGCTACTGCATATGGCACCAGTGATGAGATCTTCACCAAATTGATCAAAGAACACCGATATGAACAGGTGAAGATGTTATGTATAGATATGAGAGGGTTGACAGGAGCTATCGGTGCAGAGGATATGCATGCGTTGATCAATGATATACTGCATAAGATCCTCTACAAGAAATATGAATTACTTGCCAATTATAATGAGAAGTATAAATTTGAGATACAAACCTTAAATCGTTCTATCCAGAAGTATATTAATGCAGCATGA
- a CDS encoding C40 family peptidase — protein sequence MKVRGEYILLFISTLFLLNGCAQKKPYNYPNYDIIKPETTCNPNRNNIQELLYSYLGKPYVWAEEGPYAFDCSGLTYNIYGSMGIEIPRVAREQAKMGKEVKFKNLYYGDLIFFGSPNKRSKKINHVGIYLGDGWFAHASSKDRKVIVSHFEKEPIYVKRMKVCKRYLSEDERAKYMNCDVPLQKMEITTSRYTTPWQPGMKLPKKAVPS from the coding sequence ATGAAAGTGAGAGGGGAATATATTTTATTGTTCATTTCAACCCTGTTTCTTTTGAACGGGTGTGCACAGAAGAAACCCTACAACTACCCAAACTATGACATCATCAAACCTGAAACAACCTGTAATCCCAACAGAAACAACATCCAAGAGCTACTCTACTCTTATCTTGGTAAACCTTACGTCTGGGCAGAAGAGGGGCCCTATGCTTTTGATTGTTCAGGGCTGACCTATAATATTTACGGATCTATGGGGATAGAGATCCCCCGTGTAGCAAGGGAACAGGCAAAAATGGGCAAAGAGGTGAAGTTTAAGAACCTCTATTACGGTGATCTCATCTTCTTTGGTTCTCCGAACAAAAGAAGTAAAAAGATCAATCATGTGGGTATCTATCTTGGTGATGGATGGTTCGCACATGCAAGCAGTAAAGATAGGAAGGTCATAGTTAGTCACTTTGAGAAGGAACCCATCTATGTTAAACGTATGAAAGTGTGTAAACGTTATTTGAGTGAAGATGAACGCGCCAAATACATGAATTGTGATGTCCCCTTACAAAAGATGGAAATTACTACTTCACGCTATACAACACCCTGGCAGCCAGGCATGAAACTACCTAAAAAAGCTGTACCGAGCTAA